Proteins found in one Brachypodium distachyon strain Bd21 chromosome 5, Brachypodium_distachyon_v3.0, whole genome shotgun sequence genomic segment:
- the LOC100836604 gene encoding probable WRKY transcription factor 20 isoform X2: MDGGHTHIAMAMEQWKQHPNPGPECLMPSFLTDQFPPDPLAEDGSGNEAGFEKHGLSVAVGSPQDEGKPAQLTPHFGGRMSGSSSSLSERMQARNGFSVPKLSMPFATPAGDDSEQSGVQPPIFTVPPGLSPASLLESPVFLSNAMGQASPTTGKLFMLGDADDNNPTRIEAPSIEDGPAAFSFKSLDLKSSRYIAEEMKETLPSNQHPSLPSRDVPVKTETNIQATQGANPLGNKVYFNGQELMKSSYHDSNKRNRLAPDTIVGRDSGSPPDHSQPAADSEANPATMATAATATPAEDGYSWRKYGQKQVKHSEYPRSYYKCTHQSCQVKKKVERSHEGHVTEIIYKGTHNHPKPAAQGRRLPGVPQVHPFGDMDIAADNNNNNDNNGNAGGATQQPNAEARPLWHGGGGMGVQDWRGGDGLEATSSPGELCDSSASMQVHDGTATRFGSPEGVDVTSAVSDEVDGDDRVRAHGSMSQGHNQGAADAGEGDELESKRRKLESCAIEMSTASRAVREPRVVIQTTSEVDILDDGYRWRKYGQKVVKGNPNPRSYYKCTHPGCSVRKHVERASHDLKSVITTYEGKHNHEVPAARNGGGHATSGSAAAQLAHARRPEPPSMAQDGLMMGRLGAPFGLPPRDPLGPMSNFPYSLGVGGYASSGSLPSLPMPAAVEGLKLPMLSPCSLHPLFRHRQAMDQTAAGSGFRVPKGEVKDESNNNSSASAYQQMMNRLPLGHRM, encoded by the exons ATGGACGGCGGCCACACCCACATAgccatggccatggagcaGTGGAAGCAGCACCCTAACCCAGGCCCAGAATGCCTGATGCCGAGCTTCCTGACCGACCAGTTCCCCCCGGATCCCTTGGCGGAGGACGGCAGCGGCAACGAGGCCGGGTTCGAGAAGCACGGCCTGTCTGTGGCCGTGGGTTCGCCTCAGGACGAAGGGAAGCCGGCGCAATTGACGCCGCACTTCGGCGGCCGGATGTCCGGTTCCAGCAGCAGCCTCTCCGAGAGGATGCAGGCGAGAAACGGGTTCAGCGTCCCCAAGCTCAGCATGCCGTTCGCCACTCCGGCCGGAGATGACAGTGAGCAGTCGGGGGTTCAGCCGCCTATCTTTACCGTCCCGCCGGGCCTCAGCCCCGCGTCGCTGTTGGAATCGCCGGTCTTCCTCTCCAATGCAATG GGCCAAGCCTCGCCAACCACAGGGAAGTTGTTCATGCTTGGTGATGCCGATGACAATAATCCGACTAGAATTGAAGCTCCCTCGATTGAAGATGGCCCTGCTGCATTTTCTTTCAAGTCTTTGGACCTGAAATCCTCACGTTATATTGCTGAAGAAATGAAG GAAACTTTACCCAGCAACCAGCATCCGTCATTACCAAGCAGAGATGTTCCTGTCAAGACTGAAACCAACATTCAGGCGACACAAGGCGCCAACCCGCTGGGCAACAAAGTCTATTTCAACGGGCAAGAGCTAATGAAGAGCAGCTACCATGACTCCAACAAGCGCAACCGTCTCGCACCTGACACCATTGTGGGCAGAGACAGCGGATCGCCTCCCGATCACAGCCAACCGGCGGCGGACAGCGAAGCGAACCCTGCGACGATGGCgaccgccgccacggccacgcCGGCGGAGGACGGGTACAGCTGGAGGAAGTACGGGCAGAAGCAGGTGAAGCACAGCGAGTACCCGCGGAGCTACTACAAGTGCACGCACCAGAGCTGCCaggtgaagaagaaggtggagcGGTCGCACGAGGGCCACGTCACGGAGATCATCTACAAGGGCACCCACAACCACCCCAAGCCTGCCGCtcagggccgccgcctgccgggCGTCCCGCAGGTCCACCCGTTCGGTGACATGGACATCGCCGccgacaacaacaacaacaacgacaATAACGGTAATGCTGGTGGTGCCACGCAGCAGCCGAACGCGGAAGCGAGGCCGTTGTggcacggtggcggcggcatgggTGTCCAGGActggcgcggcggcgatgggcTGGAGGCGACGTCGTCCCCAGGCGAGCTCTGCGACTCGTCGGCTTCGATGCAGGTCCATGACGGCACCGCCACCCGGTTCGGGTCCCCTGAGGGCGTGGATGTCACGTCGGCGGTGTCTGACGAGGTGGACGGGGATGACAGGGTGCGCGCGCATGGCAGCATGTCCCAGGGCCACAACCAGGGCGCtgccgacgccggcgagggAGATGAACTGGAGTCCAAGAGAAG GAAGCTGGAGTCGTGCGCCATTGAAATGAGCACCGCGTCCAGAGCTGTCCGCGAGCCACGGGTCGTGATCCAGACGACGAGCGAGGTGGACATCCTGGACGACGGCTACCGCTGGCGCAAGTACGGGCAGAAGGTGGTCAAAGGCAACCCAAACCCAAG GAGCTACTACAAGTGCACGCACCCGGGGTGCTCGGTGCGGAAGCACGTGGAGCGTGCGTCGCACGACCTCAAGTCCGTGATCACAACGTACGAGGGGAAGCACAACCACGAGGTCCCGGCCGCCAGGAACGGTGGCGGCCACGCGACCTCGGGCTCCGCGGCGGCCCAGCTGGCCCACGCGCGCAGGCCGGAGCCGCCGTCGATGGCGCAGGACGGGCTGATGATGGGCCGGCTGGGCGCGCCCTTCGGCCTGCCGCCGAGGGACCCGCTGGGGCCCATGAGCAACTTCCCGTACTcgctcggcgtcggcggctaCGCGTCGTCGGGATCGCTGCCAAGCCTGCCGATGCCGGCGGCCGTGGAAGGGCTGAAGCTGCCGATGCTGTCCCCGTGCTCGCTGCACCCGCTCTTCAGGCACCGGCAGGCCATGGATCAGACGGCGGCCGGGTCCGGGTTCAGGGTGCCCAAGGGCGAGGTGAAGGACGAGTCCAACAACAACTCCAGCGCCTCGGCGTATCAGCAGATGATGAACAGGCTGCCCCTGGGGCACCGGATGTAG
- the LOC100836604 gene encoding probable WRKY transcription factor 20 isoform X1 yields the protein MVFVLKAFVEQLHAEMDGGHTHIAMAMEQWKQHPNPGPECLMPSFLTDQFPPDPLAEDGSGNEAGFEKHGLSVAVGSPQDEGKPAQLTPHFGGRMSGSSSSLSERMQARNGFSVPKLSMPFATPAGDDSEQSGVQPPIFTVPPGLSPASLLESPVFLSNAMGQASPTTGKLFMLGDADDNNPTRIEAPSIEDGPAAFSFKSLDLKSSRYIAEEMKETLPSNQHPSLPSRDVPVKTETNIQATQGANPLGNKVYFNGQELMKSSYHDSNKRNRLAPDTIVGRDSGSPPDHSQPAADSEANPATMATAATATPAEDGYSWRKYGQKQVKHSEYPRSYYKCTHQSCQVKKKVERSHEGHVTEIIYKGTHNHPKPAAQGRRLPGVPQVHPFGDMDIAADNNNNNDNNGNAGGATQQPNAEARPLWHGGGGMGVQDWRGGDGLEATSSPGELCDSSASMQVHDGTATRFGSPEGVDVTSAVSDEVDGDDRVRAHGSMSQGHNQGAADAGEGDELESKRRKLESCAIEMSTASRAVREPRVVIQTTSEVDILDDGYRWRKYGQKVVKGNPNPRSYYKCTHPGCSVRKHVERASHDLKSVITTYEGKHNHEVPAARNGGGHATSGSAAAQLAHARRPEPPSMAQDGLMMGRLGAPFGLPPRDPLGPMSNFPYSLGVGGYASSGSLPSLPMPAAVEGLKLPMLSPCSLHPLFRHRQAMDQTAAGSGFRVPKGEVKDESNNNSSASAYQQMMNRLPLGHRM from the exons ATGGTGTTTGTGCTCAAGGCTTTT GTTGAGCAACTCCATGCTGAGATGGACGGCGGCCACACCCACATAgccatggccatggagcaGTGGAAGCAGCACCCTAACCCAGGCCCAGAATGCCTGATGCCGAGCTTCCTGACCGACCAGTTCCCCCCGGATCCCTTGGCGGAGGACGGCAGCGGCAACGAGGCCGGGTTCGAGAAGCACGGCCTGTCTGTGGCCGTGGGTTCGCCTCAGGACGAAGGGAAGCCGGCGCAATTGACGCCGCACTTCGGCGGCCGGATGTCCGGTTCCAGCAGCAGCCTCTCCGAGAGGATGCAGGCGAGAAACGGGTTCAGCGTCCCCAAGCTCAGCATGCCGTTCGCCACTCCGGCCGGAGATGACAGTGAGCAGTCGGGGGTTCAGCCGCCTATCTTTACCGTCCCGCCGGGCCTCAGCCCCGCGTCGCTGTTGGAATCGCCGGTCTTCCTCTCCAATGCAATG GGCCAAGCCTCGCCAACCACAGGGAAGTTGTTCATGCTTGGTGATGCCGATGACAATAATCCGACTAGAATTGAAGCTCCCTCGATTGAAGATGGCCCTGCTGCATTTTCTTTCAAGTCTTTGGACCTGAAATCCTCACGTTATATTGCTGAAGAAATGAAG GAAACTTTACCCAGCAACCAGCATCCGTCATTACCAAGCAGAGATGTTCCTGTCAAGACTGAAACCAACATTCAGGCGACACAAGGCGCCAACCCGCTGGGCAACAAAGTCTATTTCAACGGGCAAGAGCTAATGAAGAGCAGCTACCATGACTCCAACAAGCGCAACCGTCTCGCACCTGACACCATTGTGGGCAGAGACAGCGGATCGCCTCCCGATCACAGCCAACCGGCGGCGGACAGCGAAGCGAACCCTGCGACGATGGCgaccgccgccacggccacgcCGGCGGAGGACGGGTACAGCTGGAGGAAGTACGGGCAGAAGCAGGTGAAGCACAGCGAGTACCCGCGGAGCTACTACAAGTGCACGCACCAGAGCTGCCaggtgaagaagaaggtggagcGGTCGCACGAGGGCCACGTCACGGAGATCATCTACAAGGGCACCCACAACCACCCCAAGCCTGCCGCtcagggccgccgcctgccgggCGTCCCGCAGGTCCACCCGTTCGGTGACATGGACATCGCCGccgacaacaacaacaacaacgacaATAACGGTAATGCTGGTGGTGCCACGCAGCAGCCGAACGCGGAAGCGAGGCCGTTGTggcacggtggcggcggcatgggTGTCCAGGActggcgcggcggcgatgggcTGGAGGCGACGTCGTCCCCAGGCGAGCTCTGCGACTCGTCGGCTTCGATGCAGGTCCATGACGGCACCGCCACCCGGTTCGGGTCCCCTGAGGGCGTGGATGTCACGTCGGCGGTGTCTGACGAGGTGGACGGGGATGACAGGGTGCGCGCGCATGGCAGCATGTCCCAGGGCCACAACCAGGGCGCtgccgacgccggcgagggAGATGAACTGGAGTCCAAGAGAAG GAAGCTGGAGTCGTGCGCCATTGAAATGAGCACCGCGTCCAGAGCTGTCCGCGAGCCACGGGTCGTGATCCAGACGACGAGCGAGGTGGACATCCTGGACGACGGCTACCGCTGGCGCAAGTACGGGCAGAAGGTGGTCAAAGGCAACCCAAACCCAAG GAGCTACTACAAGTGCACGCACCCGGGGTGCTCGGTGCGGAAGCACGTGGAGCGTGCGTCGCACGACCTCAAGTCCGTGATCACAACGTACGAGGGGAAGCACAACCACGAGGTCCCGGCCGCCAGGAACGGTGGCGGCCACGCGACCTCGGGCTCCGCGGCGGCCCAGCTGGCCCACGCGCGCAGGCCGGAGCCGCCGTCGATGGCGCAGGACGGGCTGATGATGGGCCGGCTGGGCGCGCCCTTCGGCCTGCCGCCGAGGGACCCGCTGGGGCCCATGAGCAACTTCCCGTACTcgctcggcgtcggcggctaCGCGTCGTCGGGATCGCTGCCAAGCCTGCCGATGCCGGCGGCCGTGGAAGGGCTGAAGCTGCCGATGCTGTCCCCGTGCTCGCTGCACCCGCTCTTCAGGCACCGGCAGGCCATGGATCAGACGGCGGCCGGGTCCGGGTTCAGGGTGCCCAAGGGCGAGGTGAAGGACGAGTCCAACAACAACTCCAGCGCCTCGGCGTATCAGCAGATGATGAACAGGCTGCCCCTGGGGCACCGGATGTAG